From Humisphaera borealis, the proteins below share one genomic window:
- a CDS encoding 50S ribosomal protein L25 produces the protein MATKTIQMQADPRAQLGSRANAKLREAGFIPGVVYGHKEAVVPVKLPKKSLSQHLAHGAHVFDLSVDGKSETVLVKEVQYDHLGIEVLHVDFARVSLNEKVTVTVPLELKGDPKGEAEGGVMQQLVADLEVECVVTDIPEAIRHNVSDMGLDSVLHLKDIKLPDGVVALQDEDLVLATLSKIEEEVAEGSADAAEPEVIGKVAEDAAAEEK, from the coding sequence ATGGCAACGAAAACCATTCAAATGCAGGCCGATCCGCGAGCCCAGCTCGGCTCCCGGGCCAATGCCAAGCTTCGCGAAGCAGGCTTTATTCCCGGCGTCGTCTACGGACACAAGGAAGCGGTCGTTCCCGTCAAGCTTCCCAAGAAGTCGCTGAGCCAGCACCTGGCCCACGGCGCTCACGTGTTCGACCTCTCGGTCGACGGCAAGAGTGAAACCGTGCTGGTGAAGGAAGTTCAGTACGACCACCTCGGCATCGAGGTCCTGCACGTCGACTTCGCCCGCGTCAGCCTGAACGAGAAGGTGACCGTCACCGTGCCGCTCGAGCTCAAGGGCGACCCCAAGGGTGAAGCCGAAGGTGGCGTCATGCAGCAGCTCGTGGCCGACCTGGAAGTTGAGTGCGTCGTCACCGACATCCCCGAAGCCATTCGGCACAACGTCAGCGACATGGGCCTTGACTCGGTCCTGCACCTGAAGGACATCAAGCTGCCCGACGGTGTCGTCGCGCTGCAGGATGAAGACCTGGTGCTCGCGACCCTCTCGAAGATTGAGGAAGAGGTCGCCGAAGGTTCCGCCGATGCGGCCGAGCCCGAAGTCATCGGCAAGGTTGCCGAGGACGCGGCTGCGGAAGAGAAGTAA
- a CDS encoding ribose-phosphate diphosphokinase, with amino-acid sequence MSSLDADKLKVFAARGNPALTQKICDYLEIPAGRGRSELFPDGELMVRIEEDVRGRDCYIVQPTCNPVNTNLMELFIWIDTLRRASANRVTAVIPYFGYARQDRKDEGRTPITAKLVANLIERSGADRVVSVDLHAAQVQGFFDIPVDHLSASPVLIKWVKSLKLQNRVFVSPDVGNVKRAQVYANILGGDLCIIDKRRRSGSETKAVHIIGDVKDKNVIMIDDMITTAGTMTEAVRILKENGALDVYLAATHGVLAGPAIERLSKCAFTKLAITDTIPLGDRADAIKDRVVMLSTAELLGEAIHRIHHNESVSALFRKDSGGARD; translated from the coding sequence ATGTCGTCACTCGACGCCGACAAACTCAAAGTGTTCGCCGCCCGCGGCAACCCGGCGTTGACGCAGAAAATCTGCGACTACCTCGAGATCCCTGCCGGCCGCGGTCGATCCGAGCTGTTTCCGGACGGCGAACTGATGGTCCGTATTGAGGAAGATGTCCGCGGCCGCGACTGCTATATCGTGCAGCCGACCTGCAACCCGGTGAATACGAACCTGATGGAGCTGTTCATCTGGATCGACACGCTCCGCCGGGCCAGCGCCAACCGGGTGACGGCGGTCATTCCGTACTTCGGTTACGCCCGGCAGGACCGCAAAGATGAAGGCCGCACGCCGATCACGGCAAAACTGGTTGCGAACCTGATCGAGCGATCGGGTGCCGACCGCGTCGTGTCGGTCGATCTGCACGCCGCCCAGGTGCAGGGCTTTTTCGATATTCCGGTGGATCACCTCTCGGCCAGCCCCGTGCTGATCAAGTGGGTGAAAAGCCTGAAGCTGCAGAACCGTGTCTTCGTGTCGCCCGACGTCGGCAATGTCAAGCGGGCCCAGGTTTACGCCAATATCCTTGGCGGCGACCTGTGCATCATCGACAAGCGACGCCGCAGCGGCAGCGAGACCAAGGCCGTTCACATCATCGGTGATGTGAAGGACAAGAACGTGATCATGATCGACGACATGATCACCACCGCCGGCACGATGACTGAAGCCGTGCGGATTCTGAAGGAAAACGGCGCGCTGGATGTGTATCTGGCGGCCACGCACGGCGTGCTCGCCGGGCCGGCGATCGAGCGACTCAGCAAGTGCGCGTTCACCAAGCTGGCGATCACCGACACGATCCCGCTCGGCGACCGCGCCGATGCGATCAAGGACCGCGTGGTCATGCTGAGCACCGCCGAACTGCTCGGCGAAGCGATCCACCGGATCCACCACAACGAATCGGTCAGTGCCCTGTTCCGCAAGGACTCGGGCGGAGCGAGAGACTAG
- a CDS encoding AAA family ATPase produces the protein MRAPADKSSPPTGPNASDVQAAKYLSEIYHLLQHELSKVIVGQEKVLEEILIAVFARGHCLMQGVPGLAKTLLVSTIGQTMELAFRRIQFTPDLMPSDITGTDILQEDPDTGRRRFEFVRGPIFTNLLLADEINRTPPKTQAALLQAMQERTVTAGSHTMDLPDPFFVLATQNPIEQEGTYPLPEAQLDRFMFMVIVNYPKREEELEVLKRTTGSAVPRVKKIIDAKTIVELQEIVRRVPVGDHVYNFALDLVRATRPNEPTASDFVRHWLSWGAGPRAGQYLILAGKARALMRGRLHVTVEDIEAVAAPVLRHRIIPNFNADAEGISVEQIVEKIITLIPRGKGERLL, from the coding sequence ATGCGAGCCCCCGCCGATAAATCCTCGCCGCCAACCGGCCCGAACGCCTCGGACGTTCAAGCGGCGAAGTATCTCAGCGAGATTTACCACCTCCTTCAGCACGAACTCTCGAAGGTCATTGTCGGCCAGGAAAAGGTTCTTGAAGAAATCCTGATCGCCGTCTTCGCCCGCGGTCATTGCCTGATGCAGGGCGTGCCGGGGCTGGCTAAGACGCTGCTGGTCAGCACCATCGGCCAGACGATGGAACTGGCGTTCCGGCGCATCCAGTTCACGCCGGACCTGATGCCGTCGGACATCACCGGCACTGACATCCTGCAGGAAGACCCGGACACCGGCCGTCGGCGATTTGAGTTCGTCCGCGGGCCGATTTTCACCAACCTGCTGCTGGCCGACGAGATCAACCGCACCCCGCCCAAGACGCAGGCGGCGCTCCTGCAGGCAATGCAGGAACGCACCGTCACCGCCGGCAGCCATACGATGGACCTGCCCGACCCGTTCTTCGTGCTGGCGACGCAGAACCCGATCGAGCAGGAAGGCACCTATCCGCTGCCGGAAGCGCAGCTTGACCGTTTCATGTTCATGGTGATCGTGAACTACCCCAAGCGCGAGGAGGAACTGGAGGTGCTCAAGCGCACCACCGGCTCGGCGGTTCCTCGCGTGAAGAAGATCATCGACGCCAAGACGATCGTCGAGCTGCAGGAGATCGTCCGCCGGGTCCCCGTCGGCGATCATGTGTACAACTTCGCACTCGACCTGGTTCGCGCCACTCGGCCGAACGAACCCACCGCAAGCGATTTCGTCCGCCACTGGCTGAGCTGGGGTGCCGGCCCGCGGGCCGGGCAATATCTCATCCTCGCCGGCAAAGCCCGCGCGCTAATGCGTGGCCGGCTGCACGTGACAGTGGAAGACATCGAAGCCGTCGCCGCTCCGGTTTTGCGTCATCGCATCATCCCCAACTTCAACGCCGACGCCGAGGGGATTTCGGTCGAGCAGATCGTCGAGAAGATCATCACGCTGATTCCGCGCGGGAAGGGCGAAAGGCTGTTGTAG
- the pth gene encoding aminoacyl-tRNA hydrolase, with the protein MKLIVGLGNPGNQYAGTRHNVGFDVIDRFAWRNGLTSSSDDFDRVSRMKFDGLALDGSVSVAGGGSEKVLLLKPTTFMNLSGRAVQAAMAFYQLTPVDVMIVLDDVALPCGKLRIRPGGSDGGHNGLKDIARALGTQQYPRLRVGVDAPPPRVPQRDYVLGRFTESQRQKIDLDRAAEALLMWIGKGLNAAMNEYNVSEKE; encoded by the coding sequence ATGAAGTTGATCGTCGGCCTGGGCAATCCCGGAAACCAGTACGCGGGCACGCGGCACAACGTCGGCTTCGACGTCATCGACCGCTTCGCCTGGCGCAACGGGCTGACGAGCAGTTCGGACGACTTTGACCGCGTCTCGCGGATGAAGTTCGACGGGCTGGCACTGGACGGTAGCGTCTCGGTCGCAGGCGGCGGATCTGAAAAGGTCCTTCTCCTGAAGCCGACGACCTTCATGAACCTGTCCGGCCGGGCGGTGCAGGCGGCGATGGCGTTCTACCAGTTGACGCCGGTCGACGTGATGATCGTCCTCGACGACGTCGCGCTGCCGTGCGGCAAGCTTCGCATCCGCCCCGGCGGAAGCGACGGCGGACACAACGGGTTGAAGGACATCGCCCGGGCACTTGGTACGCAGCAGTATCCGCGGCTCCGCGTGGGGGTAGACGCCCCGCCGCCCCGGGTCCCGCAGCGCGACTACGTGCTGGGCCGGTTTACCGAAAGTCAGCGACAGAAGATCGATCTCGATCGTGCCGCCGAAGCCCTGCTGATGTGGATCGGCAAAGGGCTGAACGCGGCGATGAACGAGTACAACGTGAGCGAAAAAGAGTGA
- a CDS encoding RNA polymerase sigma factor: MAQRPGKVSGHTPSKPPVPPAPAEAVEDFKPAALGKASDEDLMRRTQLGDKASFEILYERYHASVLSYLYRMLGNLEDVESIGQEVFLRAFRFAPTYRYPQKLSTWLFTITRNLAINQSRRRKRSPIRNVTELNLEGMDISGDPYQVATKATDSLEKQEEIARVLKALEGLPTDQKEVIVLGVFQDMSYAEMEAITGTKAVTLRSRMFHGLKRLGRSIGAVPDEDEKEKEP; this comes from the coding sequence ATGGCACAGCGGCCGGGTAAGGTTAGCGGGCATACGCCGTCAAAGCCCCCGGTCCCTCCTGCGCCAGCGGAGGCCGTCGAGGACTTTAAGCCGGCGGCGCTCGGTAAGGCCAGTGACGAAGACCTGATGCGCCGCACCCAGCTCGGCGACAAGGCTTCGTTCGAGATTCTTTACGAACGGTATCACGCCTCGGTCCTCTCCTATCTCTATCGAATGCTCGGCAACCTCGAGGACGTCGAGAGCATCGGCCAGGAAGTCTTCCTTCGGGCTTTCCGCTTCGCACCGACCTATCGCTATCCGCAGAAGTTGTCGACCTGGCTTTTCACGATCACCCGCAATTTGGCGATCAACCAGAGCCGCCGTCGCAAGCGCAGCCCGATCCGCAACGTCACCGAGCTGAACCTGGAAGGCATGGACATCAGCGGCGACCCCTATCAGGTTGCCACCAAGGCCACCGACAGCCTCGAAAAGCAGGAAGAGATCGCCCGCGTCCTCAAAGCGCTCGAAGGCCTGCCGACGGATCAGAAGGAAGTCATCGTGCTCGGCGTGTTCCAGGACATGAGCTACGCCGAGATGGAAGCGATCACCGGCACCAAGGCCGTCACGCTGCGAAGCCGCATGTTCCACGGCCTCAAGCGGCTGGGCCGGTCGATCGGCGCGGTGCCGGACGAGGATGAGAAAGAGAAAGAACCGTAG
- a CDS encoding NTP transferase domain-containing protein, whose protein sequence is MSSVAVILAAGRSTRMKSRRPKVLHEVCGRSMLRYVLDACFEAGCGRVIVVVGHGKDEVIAQFAGDARIDWVEQTEQLGTGHAVRVCESLLAKQSATHPDGDVFILAGDGPLVRADNLRALRQAHKQDHAAASLATAVVDEPAGYGRIVRTTAGDFLEIVEQLDASPAQRDIREINVSLYCAKADELLFALARLKNDNKKGEYYLTDVFGILRNAGKKVTAVQAVAADDVLSVNSRDQLADVDAILQDRIQQAHRTNGVGINSAANVYIEAGATIGPDTIIHPFSFVGRDASIGAECVIGPFALVPRDAVVPEGTTIAGNVRAE, encoded by the coding sequence ATGAGTTCCGTCGCCGTCATCCTCGCCGCGGGTCGTTCGACGCGGATGAAGTCGCGCCGGCCGAAAGTGCTGCACGAAGTCTGCGGCCGGTCCATGCTGCGATACGTGCTCGACGCGTGCTTCGAAGCCGGCTGCGGCCGGGTGATCGTTGTCGTCGGGCATGGTAAGGACGAAGTAATCGCTCAGTTCGCCGGCGACGCGCGAATCGACTGGGTCGAACAGACCGAACAGCTTGGCACCGGCCATGCCGTGCGGGTGTGCGAAAGCCTGCTGGCCAAGCAGAGCGCGACGCACCCCGACGGCGACGTGTTTATCCTGGCCGGCGACGGTCCGCTGGTGCGGGCCGACAACTTGCGGGCGCTTCGACAGGCGCATAAGCAGGACCACGCCGCCGCCAGCCTGGCGACGGCCGTCGTGGATGAGCCCGCCGGCTACGGCCGGATTGTGCGAACGACCGCCGGCGATTTCCTGGAAATCGTCGAGCAGCTCGATGCGTCGCCCGCGCAGCGCGACATTCGGGAAATCAACGTCAGCCTGTACTGCGCCAAGGCCGACGAACTGCTCTTCGCCCTGGCCCGGCTGAAGAACGACAATAAAAAGGGCGAGTACTACCTGACCGACGTCTTTGGCATCCTGCGAAACGCGGGCAAGAAGGTGACGGCGGTGCAGGCGGTCGCCGCCGACGACGTGCTGTCGGTCAACAGCCGCGACCAGTTGGCCGACGTCGACGCGATTCTGCAAGACCGGATTCAGCAGGCGCACCGAACCAACGGCGTCGGAATCAACAGTGCGGCGAACGTGTACATCGAAGCCGGAGCGACGATCGGACCGGACACGATCATCCACCCGTTTTCGTTCGTCGGTCGCGACGCAAGCATTGGCGCTGAATGCGTCATCGGGCCGTTCGCCTTGGTGCCGCGAGACGCGGTAGTGCCCGAAGGCACGACGATCGCCGGCAACGTGCGGGCGGAGTGA